Within the Osmerus eperlanus chromosome 10, fOsmEpe2.1, whole genome shotgun sequence genome, the region TTGTTTGTGGTAACATAATATTGCTAATGAGCATTGTTCTTGGTTATCAACCatgtattacatttttacattagaCTATGTGGTTGCCCAGATGTATAGCAGTATTCTCTATGGGTTTTGAGTGGAGATAGGGTTTTCTCTCAATTATGTTGTATCAAAGGAATGTGGAGTTCATGTGTTAAACCATGAGTCATGATGACAGTGGGTTGAAGACCAACTCACCTCAGTGTCATTTATTGCTGCAGTATGTGTGGTTTCATCTCAATAAAAGTAGGCTTATTTAGCAATAATAGCAAATTACACAAAATCTGCTGTTCTCTGGGGCTTGTTTTCAGTTAAAAACTGAAAGTGAAAAGAATGTGCCAAATATTAGAATGATGTGTTTGCTTGAAACACATCAAGCATGATCCTGTGAGATTGTACTGGAGCTGACGTGCCTGGGCTTTTTAAGGAACCCCTTTTACAGTGAGCTTATAACACAAGTCAAAAGCTGTGGTGTTTTGTAAAGGAAGGAGTTTAcagctgtgggtctgtgtgtcttGTATTGTGCTATTTGTCTGCCTTCTGCTTGGATATTGTGTAAGACGTGGCAGCTATGGCACATGTGAAGCCCCACTTGTTAACTCTATtccatttccctccctctctctcttctgtctgtcttacttGCCTCCTCAGTGGCATTAACAGAGAGGCAGCGGTAACGCCTGGTGTGTCTACTGCACGCAGACAAGTTATTGAAGAAGAGTGGCGCCTGCTCTTGGTAAAAGGGTTGGTTAATTATTGTCAGCAGCAAATCTTCCATAACCACAAAGACACAGCTTTATGTGAATAACATCTGATGAGGGTCCGAGCACTGAGTCcttacaaatatattttttccagACTAGGGATTCTGAGAGTATCAATACAATGCTTAAAAGATCATTTATATCAGTGCTGGCTtacagtatatttacattttaatccAATGTCACATAATTAAGTGATTCTGAAATTAGATATGTAGGAAAACCTGTCTAAACAgtggtgtctgttttttttttttatgattggAAAGTTGTCAAGAACTGTATTATGTGACCATGGAAACAGACTTGAATGTCTTAAGATAGAACAAGCGACCCAACCCCTTCAACAACTGTCTGTCAAGTCTTATTGCTTTTTATTTAATGTTGATTTTCTAGATTAAGTTTTCAATATCACATAAAGTTTATAGCAAAAGTCTTTTGATGCATTTTTTTATTCAAGAAATCCTTTTTCAAGCTCTTTCACCGGTTCAAATGTCATCCTGACTGCAGGTATCTACTCAACATATTACTTCTGCAAGAGATTTACACATCCAAGACTGTCTTTATCTGTGATGTATCCATGCTGCTTCAGTGCCTAGGCCAGATAATACAGAACTTGTTTTCAATAATTTTGTTATAGCAGCAATCAAGTACTTTAAGACGATTGAAAATGGGACACAAAACAAGAGTTGAAGAAGTAGCCATTGGGTCAAGTTGCTGTCATTCCCCACCTTGCACCGGTGTTAAAGATTACAATGCCAAAGGTTCCCTGGAAGTATGATGCTAAAATTAATGTCCCAGATGTGAGAAACTGTCATGACAACATTCAAGCCCAGGTCTTAATTAACAGAGCAGTGGGTCACAGGAGGCCTTGTTCGCCCATCTATTCTAAAGCAAAAGCCtctgggacagggggagagagggagtgaagagggAACAAGCaccatacagtacagtaagacCCATTACTGTGGGGTTGAAGGATACACATATCCACTGTGCCATTTCCCTAAGCTTCCAAGGGGTGACAAATATTTTGATGGGTGGTTAGACAAAAACAGAGTTCTAGTTCAGTCCTGTTTAAACCCCCATGGGTACTGAGTTATTGTATACAAGCACGCTTAATGCACATTGTCATGCCAATGTTATTCATAGTAAATGCTCAATTAAAGTTTTGAGGAAGATCTCTTTAACAGTACACATGGCATGCCTGTTTTATAGAATATATTTAGTCAGTTATACATTTGCAAGACCTGTCATTAAATTGAATAAATAAGAGATATATGACATTTAAGAAATCGCATTCTTTACTAAACAAAAACTTGACATGTCTTTGGCTGAATGAGACATCATTCCAACTGAGGTGCATACCTTGCAAACATACAGTGCTCTATCATCACTATGTACCTATAGGTTTGTTAAAGGCTGTGAACAATTCCCAGGTGGGAGTCAGACCTGGGAGAGAAACAGTTAAATAGTTGAGCAGACTTAGTTGGATGAGCCAGCCAGGAGAAAATCCTTAGATCACCCTCAGTACAAAGTGATGGAACTGAAAGTGGGACAAGTAAATGGAAGactgtaaatgtatatgtaaatcagaatcagaaacagaaagggttttaattgccatgaaagtttgcacagacgaggaatttactttggtaggAGGGTgtatacattcaacatataggagtaaatcttaaataagtggtgtaagtttaaacaagtctaactatactatacaAAAGGTGCAAAGTCTAATTAACAAatactaactaatactaaggggacaggtatgtagaataaaataaatataaagtataaaatagctataatgtacaatataaaaaatactaaaatacaaatagggtgCATGTCAATATATAGAGATGAGATCAATAAAAAATGGAGTGACAAGTCTGATGTCACCTATATAGCTCTTATGAGGCTTTTCTAGTATGTGGAAAAACTGTGTGTCATCCCATTGTGAAAATTATCTTTCAATATCTGCTTCAAACAAATACTCACAGCACCTGCTACTTCTTATTATAGTAGTCAAACAAGGCTGCTTAATTTTGCATTAGCTGACAGTTTTACCATGGCAACCAGAAAATACATAGTTTGCACATTGTCCTAGTTTAATTTCATTAACTTAATGACTTAATGACTGTGACATTGTTACAGAGtgaatatatttatatttatgtaAGTAATGTTTATCCTAGATAACACTGTCTCAAAAAGGACGAGGAAATGAAAGACTATTATggtttaaacaatgaaaatggtCTATGGGAGCTGGCATGATTTGTCTTACATTAATACAATACTGTATAGATTAATCTATATTTATCCAGCTAAACCAGACCTTGAAAGATATAATAAGATTGAATGTGCATATACATAAATCATTATTGGAAATCACAGGTGACATTTACTGAAAACACAGTGAGCATGTAGACACCCAACTAATTCACAAGGGATGTAGTCTCATGTTCTGCTAGACTCCTTACACTCAGTTTTTTAATTAACAGAGGGTGGAGTTTTCATGTCTGAGATCTATTtataaaaaacgtttttttctgcCTGCCAGAAAGCTGTTGCTCATGCAGTCCCCCTGTGAAAGCACATTTTGATAGCTAGGAATGGTAGATTTCCTCTTTGGGTTGTCAAAAAACAATATGCTAAAGTTGTAACTTAAATATGTGCAAAGGGAGCTGCTGTCTTTAATTTATTTACAAGTCTGACAGATATTGTTGTTCTTCTGGAACTTTGAAGAGACAGATGAGAAGGAGCTTCTGTGTCTCTTCAGGGATTCCCTGTTTTGCACAACTGCTTATGGTGAGGGATTTACTATACTATGATTAAGTTAGAAATGTATACCTATCACGTTATGTATGCATTCAGTATTCCTCATGGTCATATATAATTAATAATACAGGACTACCTTTCATCTGAGATGAAGAAATGCATTTTGCACGTGTGTGCACTGATGCTGTCGACAACTGTCAAAGGCCCATTTGGGCACAGTAACACCATAAAGCTGGTGTTAAAATCAAGTGTGCAGCAAAAGATCCAATACATAATATTGCAATGTCTATAGTAGACGTGAATGTCCATCGGTTCATTTCATTAAGAGTTAAGGAACTTACTTCACCCAAACTTGTTAACTCCAGAGACCTTTAAAGTCAATCAGCACAGGATCAATCAGTCCACCATCTGGCTTTCCAGTTGATCACCTTGATGCTGGTTCACGCCCTGTCATTGTGGGCAAGCTCACGTGCCCTCTATTGTCACTAGTATGCTTTTAATCCTGTGGGAGATATATCTTATTCACCCTAAGGCAGCAGTGCGGCACCTCTAATAAAAGGATCAACAATGGCCTGCCCTCCACTTGCACAGGTGGGTGGTGTATGGAGGAattagagggtgggagagggtccTATGTGAGGAATCATTGTTCAGCACACATCATAGTAGAGTCATAGTGATCCAGGGAGACTGGCCCCTGTTCTGTCCCTAAGGTACCTCACATAAGTGTTCTAATAGCCATCCAGCATTGCCTGAGGGGCGCACAGTAAAATAATCCTTGTGGCTCAAATGACACGCAAAGGGAGTCTCTTTTCACCTCACGTCCTCTCACTGTCCGACAAGAGACAGTAAACCTCAACACTTGTTGATGTGCTCGTTCTTGTAACACATTGTCCCATTTAGATTTTCATGTGTACACTTTGCACTTTTGTCATATTATTCTAAGcctttatacatttacattacatttagtcatttagcaaatgctcttatccagagtgacttacagtaagtacagggacattctccccgaggcaagtagggtgaagtgtcttgcccaaggacacaacgtcatttggcacggccgggaatcgaactggcaaccttcagattactaacccgcttccctaaccgctaagTCCCTCCCTTATACACCGCTGAGCACAACCAAAATGTAAAATATGAATATCCTAAGACTAATACTATTGGGAATCTGATTTAAAGAGGGTCATAGTGTTCCTTCAGGGCTTTAAATTCAACAGACAAAGGGGTATTTAAATCTCCTCTTTGCTCTTATTACTTTTTCATAAGTGCAGAAATCTATTTTCTATtaagtgtttttttcttcaaaatatTAAAGTGACCTCTAAGCCATACCAAAAATTGTGTGTTGTACATCATATAATACATCCTTAGTTCATCCAAACGTACTCAATGTTTCATAGAAATGGCAAGGAAAACATAGTCACAGGAACTTGGCAGATGCCCGCTCCACCTTAGGCAAAACGTTATCACTGGCAGATGTTAGTGTGAGCAAAGTGCATTTCTGGGTTGTAGAGCGGGACTGAGTGTGCTACCCTACTCTACAGCTGTGAAGAAAGTACAATATAAACCTCCCCTCATTTAAACAGGAGACCACTATGCTCCACTTTTAAATTAAATTCTCTAAGGCCTTGGCCAAATCACTCTTTGGCTCTCCCTCACACAAACTTATTGCATTTAGCCTTGGCACATTGATATCACATACTCAACGAGATAACACTGTCATCATTGTGCACAGAGAGCAGACTTGGACCAAATTAAATCAAATTTTGGATAACCCTTTTTACAACCAAtgtcagagggcttcacatgccCATTGAATTGTACCTGGGAAATACCAACCTAAACACCAcaaagaagacaaggaaaaactgccAGGAAAACTGCAATTTTCTTCCAGAAAAAGGAAGAAACAGTGAGGAGCAATTCACCAAGagatctcctcctccagagatggttgtTGATACAGGGAGGTACACAGGGTCGGCTCCAAGGGGGGACTTTGGGGGGAATGGCCCCCCAAATGGAATGCTGTGCCCCTTCAAAAAATTATTTTGTTAAAGTTTAAATAAGAAATACCGGCATTGGCTATACATGAAATATCAAGATTGATACACTTTCCTGCAGAATATGCAGGTCTGCTCTTATTTTGACTCTCATACATGCAATGCATGCCCCCCTTGTGAAAAAAAATGCCCCTCCATTTAATTCGTTCTGGAGCCGAGTCTGGGTACATACCATATAGGTTGAATACAATCATTCAGTAAAAGTagaaaaacatttaaatgtcCAACTGGATGGTGAAACACAGATATTCAGAGTTCTGAATCAGTATAGCATTTGCAGGGAAGTACAGGATCAGCATAGCACCACCACTTGTTTAAGAATCAAATTAATGTGGATCCCTTACAGTGACTATAAAGTAAGATACTGTAGACCAATCAGTAGACATGGCTGACTCATCTCATCTTACTTGACTATGAAACAAGTTGACATTCCTTCATATCCCTGTTTGCAAGCAATGCACTTGATGTGCAAGGTAGAACAAGTCATTTGAAATTATTTTGGGGGGAATAAGACACAGATAAAAATGAGCTCTACATTACAAAATATGACAAAATAAAAGCAATATCCAATGCATTGTGGCATTCCGGTTTCTGCTTGGCAACAGCTAAAACTAACGCCTACTGGAAAAATCATTGCAACACAGAAAGATGGCATCAACAAGAACCATCAATCATTGGGGACCGAGGACTGGATTCTGTCAGTATGATGGATGACATTGGTAAAATGAGAGAGTACAAGGAATCTTACAATCCACTTGTCACACCAAATTTGTATTGATTCATCAGCATTTTCTCTGCATTTATAACTGGCAGTTCAGTATTCAAATCAGGGGGCTTTTAAAATAAAGTAACAAAAATCCTAATGACACACATTTATTGTGAAGCTTGAAGATCCTTCAAAGTGGTAAAATAAGTTATGTCTGGGATTCAATCATTCTCCTGCTTTCTGAATCCTGACTTAGTCACTTCATTTAAATCAGTGTGCACGTTTCACATCCTAATCTGAATTGATTTCAGACATGCTTGCTTACACGGCAGATGGTCTAGCTGCCACCTAAAACTTCAATGAATGGCAATGTGTGAACTGCTGTTGTGCTGTTTTCCATTCAGTCAGTAGGACAGCAGAAGCCATCAAAATAGTCAACATTACCAGGTGGTGGTTACTGCACTGCATGACAAAAATAGCTACATTTTAACAGGATGCCAGAATTTAAAGCAGCTGTGGTCAAGGAAAAACAAGTCGGAGTCAGATAGTTTTTTCCCCTGTTGCcaccactctccctcacaccacATAAACTGCCCACACTGCAATGCATGCTTGTCAAACCCTTCACATGTCACAGTGAATACTGTATAGGATGGCTTGTTCTTTTGTCATGTGCTTTTTAAATTTTGTCTAATTATGTCTGGAAAATCGAAAGGCATAGACAGTCTATAAAAAGAGCAGATGTACACAATTAAAGTGCTCTGTCGCTGATCTTTTTCACTTTGATGTATATTCTTTCATGCAGAATTTGCCACAATTTTGCAAGGTTATTAATAAAGTTATTTGTATGACCAACAAATTGTCACATTGTAAACAGTTCGATGTTTGTGCATTGAACAGTTTCACCATAGCTATTGCAAGTCTAAAAGATATCAACTGAGAGTGGGCTCATCAATTAAAATAGGCTGTCAAATATTTAGAGAACCTTGTAACAGATGTCGTGTCGCTCATCAGTAGTTTACTACTCTAGGCCTACTCGCCTACTCAAACTGGGGTGCAATCCCAGGTATTGTGAATCGTGAACGCGACGACCACCTCTTACACACCACTTGAACTGAACCAGCTACTAGCTCTTCGATGGCACGGATGGACGGTATATAGGGGTCAGTGAGTTTATCAAATTAAAGTTGGTTCAAGCATTCTTTTACTTATCTTTTGCTTCTGATGTTAAATTGTTCTTGAATGACTGGTACACGAGCTCCCCCATCAGGACTGAGCTTGGGAAAACATCCCAGGTTGTCCTCTGTCAGCGTCCATGGATAGATACTTCCATATGGTCAAGCAGGGTCGGCAGGTCGTGCTCAACCTGGTGTATACTGCCACCTGTTGGGGTGAATCGTGAATCTGATAGGGGTGTGCGATACTACAACATTTGGTATCGATCCGATACCAAGTAAATACAGGGCCAGTATTGCCAATACCAATACCGATACTTTTTTACTTAGAAAAGCAGCTTATCTACTTTCGTGTAGGGGAAAGCAATACCTCATAATTTATGAAGTGAATGCATCATCAATATGCTAATTTGAATTTTCATGATCATTGAATGATTTTGTGATTAGTTGATCATGATtatgatcataataaaacacaggacaaagaATTTTGTCAAAAATACTGTTAGTGTGCTGCTGGGTCATGTTATCGCGTTCTATAGTCTCGCGATGTTGGATCAACCCCACCAGCACAATAGTAGGTTGTACTCGGACGTGCAGAAAAGCAGATATTGGCACGACCAGGAGAGCGTGAGCGGCCCTTGGGGTGAGCTTATCTGGAGTTCGAGAAGCATCAACTACATAAAAATGACCAGTGGGTATCAACATATTAACTAACCGTAAGGCGTCTTATGTTCATACCATGACAATGATGTAAGCCTATACATAACCAaagtttatatattttttgtgatCTCTGCAATGCATAGACATACTGTAGCGACAAATGCTGCGGTTGTGTTGCTAGCCAATGTCCCGAGTTCGAGGACGCCTGTTTTTATAGTGCAACTAGGCTTGCTTTACACCCAGTCACATGCATGTCCGTGACATGTGGTTATCAAGTACTGTACATTCTATAATTAAAATAGCTAGATATTGGTTGCCGAAAAAATGTAAGGTAGGTAGGCTAGCCTAGTGTGGACAGACAGTGGCCTAACGGTAACGCGTTACAAAACTAGTCAAGCTAGCCTACCGTTTATAGTGGCTAGTAGTATGCTAAAGCTATCAATAAGCGGTTAGGCCGAACTCTTCTAATTTCCAATTATAGGCTAATGACATGTTGTTGTGTTCTAGATGTGACCAAGCCATTCAGAACGTTGTATATTTAGGTTGCTAGTCGCACTGGTTAACCTATACTAGCAGGGTTATCTTGCTAGCCAGCTAATTTAGTAAACAGAAGCCACCTTGACACGTTGACTATGGCTATATCCCAGGTTGCTAAACTATACATACaactatatacatacatacaactatATCTGATACTACAGATACTAAGTACATTCATTGTATTTGCAGGAGGAAATCAACGTGATCTTGCCCGCTTAAAAAATGCCAAGAAGCAAGGGGACCAAAATAAGGGGAAGAGGAGTGATGATGGTTTGTCTGCTGCAGCCCGTAAGCAGAGGTAGTGTCATCTTGACAATTCGTGCTCATTTGAGtttgcatgtacacacaaactACAATAGCGTAGTCGTCAGtgtagttaaccctcgtgctgccttcgggtcacatgacccaaagtttcataacgaaccatcgttgtgtttacccaattttacccaatacaaaaacaaattaaaataattttcttttaacctttgcaatgtggggggtctgagacagcccaacggttaaaagaaaatgcttcactttgtctttgtatgcggtaaatctgtcgcaatacgacggtgggtcacaatgactgatgggtcagaatgacccgaagataacacaagggttaagcacttTAGAATCTGTTAGTTTTTGGGATAGTTTATTATTCCAACTCACTTGAATGTGATTTCTTGTAGGGATGCAGAGATAATGCAACAGAAGCAGAAAAAAGCAAATGACAAGGGAAGTGACAAGTCTAAATAACCTCGGAAAAGGAGTCCAGATCTTAGAGGACGTCCCTCGCCTCACTTACTTCTGAGTTTTGAGAAGCGATCATACTGTCTAGGCTCCGGAAAATAGAATCCTACAAACCTACATTCTTTCCTATGGCAAATTACGTTGCGTGTTGCATTTTGGATTTGTTTAAAATGTCTGGTGAAATAAAGTCTGAAATTGTTGGTTGGCTCACTTTAAACATGTTTCATTTAAAAGTGTCAATTGTGTAGCAAAATGAAGCTACATAACAATTGTGTATTTTTGTATCAATCATGACCCACTGACCCCAAATAAAGTGTATCTTTTTAGTTCACTCTACTCTAGTTCAACTACTAATAGGAGAATATGCCATGGCTTTAGGTTGGCATTAGTCAGTTGGGTTTAAACTTTAATGAAAGATAACATGTCTAACGATGCTATTATAAGTAATCCATTTTAAAACACACAATAATTAACTCGTTTTGTTGTACACATCCTAATAGGAACTACACAGTCATTGCATTTGCACATGGATTACATTTTTTATCTTGGTGCTATTAACCTTGAACTCTGAAAATAACATCCTTGTGTTCAATTCTACCAGATTTATTCACATCACACATCATGAATCAAAGTCAAATTTAGAGTGTGAATAAGACGTCTGAATACACATGTTgaacagaagagagaaaaataagaTTGTGATGAAAAGCCTTTTGCCTATTTGAAATATCTCATAGACTCTGCACCCTTGCACAGGTAAGGAACATCAATCATTCTGAGTGTGACAATTAGTGACCTCCACTGCATCCCACAGGATCTCAGTACTAATTTCATCACTCATTTGTATTCCATTTTATCTCTGAGTCTACATCAAATGGTTTCAGGATATAAAGGGATCAGAGAGAGTAATTACAAATTTGCTAGGGAATGAAACGTCCTATGGTAAAATACATCAGTTGACAACCAAACAATAATCTATGTTCTTAAACCATTGTTACCCTTAACCCAAACGAGAATATTGTTACGTGTTTTGACAtataggcccagtttcccatacatggattaagcctagtcctagatTAAAaacttcaatggagatcttcatttaatttttcttttactttaggactaggcttaatccatgtctgggaaactggttCCTTATATGCAATACATTTTTGAAATTGCATTAATGGACAATGATGACCTGTCCTAAATACGAATATGGATGGTAGTTCCCCATTTAAAGCGATAGGCAACCTCCTTCTTGCAGAATAAATATGATTTGAAGCTGTTGGGGTATGTCTTCTGTAGCCAAGATTGAATGGTCGCTGTGTTAGTTTTAAGCCAATGCATGTTCACTTTGATTGTTTCCAAAGATTGCTTGACAAAGGACATATGACACAGTCTTTTCTTTGTCACAAAGAAGTCGTAAACCTAGAATATGACAGAGACAAAATCATTTAATTCTTCCTTTTCAAACTAAACGTTTGGACTGTTTGAATGACTTGTTGGTAAGAAAGATCTGTTACAATTACCTCATCATATTTCTCAGTAGAATTAAAATGGGATGTAGTAGATTTTACAATACCAGACAAATAAGGTGACCCCAAGGGATACCTATGGCAATAAAGAAGTTTCAACTTTAAGAGCCTGATTTCGATAGCATGCTCAGCTCAACCATTCATCAACATAAGTACTATATATACAAACATAAATGCTTTATGCAACTCAATTATGCAATGGCACCTACTTCAACAAGATCTGTTCCCAGTGTTTCTGCAGGAATTTCCACACCATCTCATTGGTTGTGGGTCGGAACGCCAGCTGCTCCACAATGAGGGAGAAGTCCTGAGTCTTGATCACATGGTGCTGGAGAGACGCATTCAGCAACCTGAATGCAAACTCAGTAGTTTAGGATAATATCCGCAACCACCCAAACGGCTTGTGTTTTCGGACATAAAGCCAGCCAGGCTGTAGACATAAACTCCTTAAGAATGCCCTTTGACATATTAGGTAGAGGATACACATCTTACTCTCATCGGAATCCCGAAGACCATCCCATGTATTATTGGGGAAAACCCTAGGGTTCAGTTGGTATAGTAAATAGGTAAACCTACCAAAAGGTGCTTGTTTTAGTGTGTTTTACCCACTGTTCTGAAATAAAGTGAAGACATGATAAACTTGCCATAGTATCTTCCTCTGACTGCTGGTGTGACAGAGAGCTGCTAGCATAATAGCCTTTTCTTTACAAGATGTATTCTGCTGGTACTTTTTCAGAAGGAACTTCCACTCGATATGACCTCCTTTCCTGACACCCACCTGGAATATCAGCCCCCGCAATGTAGCAGGCAGTCTGCATCAGAATGACACAAAACAAGCACTGAAGTTAGCAACATGTCATGAAGCCTACTGGTCACCAGGTGGCAGAATGTACTAAAATAGAATAATCAGCAATAATTTTGCTGCATTTGGCTGGAGATTATCTGGGTAAGGTCTCGGCTGAGGGAGTTGTGAAATGGGCGAGATAGTTTGTTTTGCATAGCCTATATATGTAGTATGGTTCCTCTCACGGGTGGTCTCCATTTTTGGCCATCCAGAAGTGGAAGAGGCGCAGGGCATTTTGCTCTGTTTCTGGGGAGCGTCCCAATCGGGCTGCCAGTTCCAGAAGCTTGACTCTCCTGCTCTGGAAAGGCAAAGACCCGGCATCCTCCCAACGCTGGGCATCCGCCAGCCTTCCCAGCATGCTCCACAAGTGCTCCTACACACAGGAGCAAAAAAGCAGTGACGCCAGATGCTGGAGGATATTATAGAGGAACTAATCATCCTAAATCGACCCCTGTGGTGATTTTACAGATGTAATATGGAGATACAATAGCTATATCCTCTGGTAGGCTAAGAAGAACATCAGTCAAATTCTTGACTTTCAGTTGTT harbors:
- the serf2b gene encoding small EDRK-rich factor 2; the encoded protein is MTRGNQRDLARLKNAKKQGDQNKGKRSDDGLSAAARKQRDAEIMQQKQKKANDKGSDKSK